GGACCCGAGCGGGGCGTCCGGTGCGGCGGCGGCCTGCGGGAGTTGGGCGACACCGGCCGCCAGTCCGGCGGCGGCGGTGAGTGCCAGGGTGGCTGATGTCATTTTCCTCGTGAACATGGTCACCGACTGTAGCAGTGATGCAGCTCACACCACCGCGTTTTCGACGATGACCCGGATTTTCCGACGGTCAGCCGCGGAAGACGGTCCCCCGCGCCTCGAGCAGGTCCTTCAGCCGGGTCGGATAGTCGGTGATGATGCCGTCCGCGCCGGCATCGAGGTAGCGGGTCATCTCGTCGACGTCGTTGACCGTCCACGGCAGCACCCGGAATCCTGCGGCGTGTGCCCGGTCCACGAAGCCGGCGACATCACCGCCGTCGCCGTTGCCGTCCAGCCACGGATTGTCGGTCCCGGACTCGGGACTGAGGATCTCCACACCGAGCTGCTCCGCGGCGGCGATGACGTCGCCGCCGACCCCGTCGTAGTCCACCGGGCCGAGGAACGGCGAGCCGGAGGCCCAGGTCGAATCATCGAACAGGGCGGACAGCGGGACCTGCGGGGCCCGCTCGCGCACCAGCGGGAGCGTCGCCCAGTCGAAGGACTGCACGGTGATGCGGTCGGTGGTGCCGGCGGCGTCCGCGGCGTCCAGGATCGTGTCGACGAACTGCTGCGGGTCGGCGGAACGCTCCGGGTGATCGGCCTCGACCTTCGTCTCGATGTCGAACCGGACCTGCGGATCCCGCGCGGCCAGGTCGAAGACGTCGGAGAGCTGCAGGATGCGGTTGCCGCCGGCGGGTTCGGCGTCCGGGAAGTCCGCGAGCTTCCTGTCGCAGGTCAGGGTCTGGATCTGGTCCCAGGTGAGGTCATGGACGTCCTTGCCGACATAGGGGAACTGCGGGTCGTCCGGGGTCGCCGGCGCGGTGTCCGTGCACTTGTCCGCCTGGATCGAAGGATCGTGCCAGACCAGCGGCACACCGTCGCGGGTGATGTGGATGTCGAGCTCCAGGGTGGTGACCCCGAGGTCCAGGGCGTGCTCGAAGGCGGTGCGGGATTCCTCGGTGTGCTCACCGCGTCCACCACGGTGGGCCTGCAGGTCGAAGGTGGTGGGGAGGTTGTCGGCGGCGGTGGAGGAGCCGGGCAGGCCGGGCAGCGAACCGGTGATGCTGCCTACGGAACCTGCAGAACCGGTGGAGGAGCCGGGCACGTCGGTGGCGGTGGCGGCGGGGGCCGAGGCGAGGAGAGCGGACGCAGCCAACGCGGCGGAGAGGACGGCGGTGGAGAGGTGACGGGTGAGGGTTGTCATGCCGGGGACGTTAACGGTCCCCGCACCGGCTGTCTGTGCATGTCAGCGCTTGTCAGTGTCTGTGCACCGGATGTTCACCGGGGACCCGGGAGGATTCATCTGCGGGTCAACTACGGTCCATGCCGCGCGACCATAGTTTCCGGCATTCAGCAACGTTGCAGTGGCCTCGCCGGACGCCTGTATTCGACCGTCCGCCACCGAGAGAAGAGGTCATGAGCAGCACCACCGACAGGGCCTCCCAGGCCTCCAGATCCTGGAGATAGCCCGGTGAGAATGACCAGTTTGTCGTCCACCGGATCATGGGCGACGTCCTCAAGCACCGGTGAGCGGTAGCCGAGATCGTAACGGTCCCTGTCCCGGAGCATCCTGTGGGACGCCGTCCACCCCGTCGATGGCGTCTTCATGACCGGTACCAGCCACCAGGGATTGGATTCGCGGAGCACCGCACCTATCTGATCATCGCGCATACCTGCGACAATGCCTTTCGGACGCTGTACAGAAGGGGGGTCTGGAGAGTTCGACACTGTACAGACC
This is a stretch of genomic DNA from Corynebacterium nuruki S6-4. It encodes these proteins:
- a CDS encoding glycerophosphodiester phosphodiesterase family protein, producing MTTLTRHLSTAVLSAALAASALLASAPAATATDVPGSSTGSAGSVGSITGSLPGLPGSSTAADNLPTTFDLQAHRGGRGEHTEESRTAFEHALDLGVTTLELDIHITRDGVPLVWHDPSIQADKCTDTAPATPDDPQFPYVGKDVHDLTWDQIQTLTCDRKLADFPDAEPAGGNRILQLSDVFDLAARDPQVRFDIETKVEADHPERSADPQQFVDTILDAADAAGTTDRITVQSFDWATLPLVRERAPQVPLSALFDDSTWASGSPFLGPVDYDGVGGDVIAAAEQLGVEILSPESGTDNPWLDGNGDGGDVAGFVDRAHAAGFRVLPWTVNDVDEMTRYLDAGADGIITDYPTRLKDLLEARGTVFRG